One stretch of Rhipicephalus sanguineus isolate Rsan-2018 chromosome 10, BIME_Rsan_1.4, whole genome shotgun sequence DNA includes these proteins:
- the LOC125760319 gene encoding Krueppel-like factor 16: protein MIVVKQDGSEPPCLQSLKEMTFSLPTSRYTTTYIRSRMATPAVRGPDMLRRINSPFRRELQRIRSAVRYGPAPVTSGGGVVVPERNVAASILKPFHCHLCPKRFARKHVLENHIRTHTGERPFQCPSCLKDFARKDYLNYHVRTCRLRH, encoded by the exons ATGATAGTGGTCAAGCAAG ACGGCAGTGAGCCACCATGCCTTCAGTCCTTGAAGGAAATGACCTTCAGTCTACCGACGTCACGGTACACAACCACCTACATACGCAGCCGCATGGCGACGCCAGCCGTCCGCGGCCCGGACATGTTGAGGCGTATCAACAGCCCCTTCAGGCGCGAGCTGCAGCGCATCAGGTCAGCAGTTCGCTACGGCCCTGCACCGGTGACATCTGGCGGAGGAGTGGTTGTGCCGGAGCGGAATGTGGCTGCCTCCATCTTGAAGCCGTTCCATTGCCACCTGTGTCCAAAGAGGTTTGCCCGCAAGCACGTACTCGAGAACCACATCCGTACGCACACAGGCGAGCGGCCATTCCAATGTCCATCCTGTCTGAAGGACTTTGCGCGCAAGGACTACCTGAACTACCACGTGCGGACATGCCGATTGAGGCATTAA